From the genome of Halobellus litoreus, one region includes:
- a CDS encoding presenilin family intramembrane aspartyl protease PSH → MRRRVAAGVGFAALLFLLVQLGALALVPTFYESGYQTVEDPSDPTNSLVYIVAILVATAAMLAAFKFDLDWVVRAFVVLAAASISWYVFSVLLPPLAAIGASILLAALLVIHPEWYVIDAAGVLMGAGAAGLFGISFGLLPAILLLSVLAVYDAISVYGTEHMLDLASGVMDLKLPVVLVVPTTLSYSLRDTDAAETVSEAGGDDAHGNDDDGGDADAVDGAAAVGEDADSDGREDEPAAQVDAATADGDEHDDDVRDAFFIGLGDAVMPTVMIASAAFFLPASLTPSLGVPWLPALTLPALTAMVGTFAGLFVLLWMVLKGRAHAGLPLLNGGAIGGYLAGALASGVPILTALGL, encoded by the coding sequence ATGCGAAGACGCGTCGCCGCCGGCGTCGGGTTCGCCGCCCTGTTGTTCCTCCTCGTCCAGTTGGGGGCGTTGGCGCTCGTGCCGACGTTCTACGAGTCGGGGTATCAGACCGTCGAGGATCCCTCCGACCCCACGAACAGCCTCGTCTACATCGTGGCGATCCTCGTCGCGACCGCGGCGATGCTCGCGGCATTCAAATTCGATCTCGACTGGGTCGTCCGGGCGTTCGTCGTCCTCGCGGCCGCGTCGATCTCGTGGTACGTGTTCTCCGTCCTCCTGCCGCCGCTGGCGGCGATCGGGGCGTCGATTCTCCTCGCGGCGCTGCTCGTGATCCACCCCGAGTGGTACGTCATCGACGCCGCGGGCGTGCTGATGGGCGCGGGCGCGGCCGGACTGTTCGGGATCAGCTTCGGACTCCTTCCTGCCATCCTGCTTCTCTCCGTGCTGGCCGTCTACGACGCGATCAGCGTCTACGGCACCGAACATATGCTCGATCTGGCCTCCGGCGTGATGGACCTGAAACTTCCCGTCGTACTCGTCGTGCCCACGACGCTGTCGTACTCGCTGCGGGACACCGACGCCGCCGAGACGGTGTCGGAGGCGGGCGGCGACGACGCGCACGGGAACGACGACGACGGCGGCGATGCGGACGCCGTCGACGGCGCTGCGGCGGTCGGTGAGGACGCCGACAGCGACGGCCGCGAGGACGAGCCAGCCGCTCAAGTCGACGCTGCGACCGCCGACGGCGACGAGCACGACGACGACGTCCGCGACGCCTTCTTCATCGGCCTCGGCGACGCCGTGATGCCGACCGTGATGATCGCGAGCGCGGCGTTCTTCCTCCCGGCGTCGCTGACGCCGTCGCTCGGCGTCCCGTGGCTCCCGGCGCTGACGCTCCCGGCGCTGACCGCGATGGTCGGGACGTTCGCCGGGCTGTTCGTCCTCCTGTGGATGGTCCTGAAAGGGCGCGCCCACGCCGGCCTACCGCTCCTGAACGGCGGCGCGATCGGCGGGTACCTCGCCGGCGCGCTCGCGAGCGGCGTCCCGATTCTCACGGCGCTGGGGCTCTGA
- the ddh gene encoding D-2-hydroxyacid dehydrogenase translates to MRLDTLGIDRSVSVLFPPAVLLERLEELPIETVLIDGDSESASDSTERCDGVVTFEYRPSLLNASWVHSVQAGVDRFPLERFREANVRLTNSTGLHGDAIGETVVGYMLAFARRLHTHVANQRERRWSRPEWDEPWTIAGERACVVGLGSLGRGVVDRATGLGLDVDGVRRTPIPEPGVDQIYTPDALETAVSDARFVVLAVPLTAETEEMIDADVFAAMREDAYLINVARGSVVDQRALVRALEDGGIAGAALDVFETEPLPESSPLWEMDQVIVTPHAGSATRQYGDHVASIVAESVRRLRAGEEPVNHVC, encoded by the coding sequence ATGCGTCTCGACACCCTCGGAATCGACCGCTCTGTCTCGGTGCTGTTCCCGCCTGCGGTGCTCCTCGAACGGCTGGAGGAGCTCCCGATCGAGACGGTCCTGATCGACGGCGACTCGGAGTCGGCGTCGGACTCGACGGAGCGCTGCGACGGCGTCGTCACGTTCGAGTACCGACCGTCACTCTTGAATGCGTCGTGGGTGCATTCGGTGCAGGCCGGCGTCGATCGGTTTCCGCTGGAGCGGTTCCGCGAGGCGAACGTGCGTCTCACGAACAGCACCGGCCTCCACGGCGACGCGATCGGTGAGACGGTTGTCGGATACATGCTCGCGTTCGCCCGCCGTCTGCACACGCACGTCGCGAACCAACGGGAGAGACGCTGGTCGCGACCGGAGTGGGACGAACCCTGGACGATCGCCGGAGAGCGGGCGTGTGTCGTCGGCCTCGGGAGCCTCGGACGCGGCGTCGTCGACCGCGCCACCGGCCTCGGTCTGGACGTCGACGGCGTCAGGCGGACACCCATTCCCGAGCCCGGCGTCGATCAGATCTACACGCCCGACGCCCTCGAAACGGCGGTCTCCGACGCGCGGTTCGTGGTGCTCGCGGTCCCGCTCACGGCGGAGACGGAGGAGATGATCGACGCCGACGTCTTCGCGGCGATGCGCGAGGACGCGTACCTGATCAACGTCGCGCGGGGCTCCGTCGTCGATCAGCGGGCGCTCGTCCGGGCGCTCGAAGACGGCGGGATCGCGGGGGCGGCGCTCGACGTGTTCGAGACCGAACCCCTCCCCGAGTCCTCGCCGCTCTGGGAGATGGACCAGGTCATCGTCACCCCGCACGCCGGATCAGCCACCCGGCAGTACGGTGATCACGTCGCCTCGATCGTCGCCGAGAGCGTCCGGCGCCTTCGCGCCGGCGAGGAGCCGGTTAATCACGTCTGCTGA
- a CDS encoding H/ACA ribonucleoprotein complex subunit GAR1, with the protein MERLGTVSRTAQNLLIVRCDDAEHPDIGAQAVDESLSTVGRVVDVFGPVSRPYVAVTPAGDIRPASLVGKRLYAR; encoded by the coding sequence ATGGAGCGCCTCGGTACCGTCTCGCGAACCGCACAGAACCTGCTCATCGTCCGCTGCGACGACGCCGAACACCCGGACATCGGCGCGCAGGCCGTCGACGAGTCGCTGTCGACGGTCGGCCGCGTCGTCGACGTGTTCGGCCCGGTTTCGCGCCCCTATGTGGCTGTCACGCCCGCGGGCGACATCCGGCCGGCGTCGCTGGTGGGGAAGCGGCTGTACGCGCGGTAG
- the srp19 gene encoding signal recognition particle subunit SRP19 produces the protein MAVENVIWPRYLDASVSREDGRRVPIGDAVEEPTVDEIAQAVQQIGYDAVIERDVTHPREWDARGRVLVKGAEDSTKNDLVQAVAAYVGILRD, from the coding sequence ATGGCTGTCGAGAACGTCATCTGGCCGCGCTACCTCGACGCGTCCGTCTCGCGCGAGGACGGTCGACGGGTCCCGATCGGCGACGCCGTCGAAGAGCCGACGGTCGACGAGATCGCCCAAGCCGTCCAGCAGATCGGTTACGACGCCGTGATCGAACGCGACGTGACACACCCGCGCGAGTGGGACGCCCGCGGCCGCGTGCTCGTGAAGGGTGCCGAGGACTCCACCAAGAACGACCTCGTCCAGGCGGTCGCCGCCTACGTGGGGATCCTCCGGGACTGA
- a CDS encoding M24 family metallopeptidase produces MDPDLSPLDEYLDEADLDGYLVDADSSDSTQRYLSGFDAPDPFVTLYAPETTALLVSALEYGRANRQSRADQVSRLAEYDYRSLAAEHGPKAAKARVVADWLDDLGVAGVATPERFPLGPADRLRARDVAVEPETEDVVTEVRARKTSEEIEHVRAAQRANEAAMDAAAELLREAEIADGAGADGTDVLRYGGDVLTSERVREEIEVTLLRHGCALDETIVACGADAADPHDRGSGPLRPDEPIIVDIFPRSKETKYHADMTRTFVKGDPTDTLREWFELTHEALDAAHEAIEPGVTGAAVHDIVCDVYEDAGLPTLRSDPKSETGFIHSTGHGVGLDVHELPRLSPDGDELRPGHVVTVEPGLYDPDVGGVRIEDLVVVTEDGSENLTEQPIELRI; encoded by the coding sequence ATGGACCCGGACCTTTCGCCGCTCGACGAGTACCTCGACGAGGCGGACCTGGACGGCTACCTCGTCGACGCCGACAGTTCGGACTCGACCCAGCGGTACCTCTCGGGATTCGACGCGCCGGATCCCTTCGTGACCCTCTACGCGCCTGAAACGACCGCGCTTCTCGTCTCGGCGCTGGAGTACGGGCGCGCGAACAGGCAGAGCCGTGCGGACCAGGTGTCCCGGCTGGCGGAGTACGACTACCGGTCGCTGGCCGCCGAACACGGTCCCAAGGCGGCGAAGGCGCGCGTCGTCGCCGACTGGCTCGACGACCTGGGCGTCGCGGGCGTCGCGACGCCGGAGCGCTTTCCGCTCGGACCCGCGGATCGACTCAGAGCGCGGGACGTCGCCGTCGAACCCGAGACCGAAGACGTGGTCACGGAAGTACGCGCACGAAAGACGAGCGAGGAAATCGAACACGTCCGCGCGGCCCAGCGGGCCAACGAGGCGGCGATGGACGCCGCTGCGGAGCTCCTCCGAGAGGCGGAAATCGCCGACGGTGCAGGTGCCGACGGGACCGACGTCCTCCGGTACGGGGGCGACGTCCTGACTAGCGAGCGCGTTCGCGAGGAGATAGAGGTCACGCTGCTCCGACACGGGTGTGCGCTCGACGAGACCATCGTCGCGTGCGGAGCCGACGCCGCCGACCCGCACGACCGCGGGAGCGGGCCGCTCAGACCCGACGAACCGATCATCGTCGACATCTTCCCGCGCTCGAAGGAGACCAAGTACCACGCGGATATGACGCGGACCTTCGTCAAGGGCGACCCGACCGACACGCTCCGTGAGTGGTTCGAACTGACACACGAGGCGCTCGACGCCGCCCACGAGGCGATCGAACCCGGGGTGACGGGGGCGGCCGTGCACGATATCGTCTGTGATGTCTACGAGGACGCCGGCCTCCCGACCCTCCGCTCGGATCCGAAGAGCGAGACCGGGTTCATCCACTCCACCGGCCACGGCGTCGGTCTCGACGTCCACGAACTGCCGCGGCTCTCTCCCGACGGCGACGAACTGCGACCGGGTCACGTCGTCACGGTCGAGCCGGGGCTGTACGACCCGGACGTCGGCGGCGTGCGCATCGAAGACCTGGTGGTCGTCACCGAGGACGGATCGGAGAACCTGACGGAGCAGCCCATCGAACTGCGGATCTGA
- a CDS encoding prephenate dehydrogenase/arogenate dehydrogenase family protein has product MEVLVVGAGAMGRWAGETLDAEFEVAFADRDPDAASAAADDTGGRVVALDTTATFDAVCIAVPITAARTAIESHADQASRAMFDVTGVMADPVTAMREHLPERERVSLHPLFAPENAPGNVAAVIDARGPVTEAALDAIDDAGNHVFETDPEEHDSAMETVQAGAHTAILAYALAAEDVREEFATPVSRALSDLVGTVTEGTPRVYREIQESFEGADAVAAAAKRIAEADGEAFERLYEEARGKRRRQGGPTDPGEASADDELTEGDAAEESTTGDDSTRGDRQ; this is encoded by the coding sequence ATGGAGGTACTCGTCGTCGGGGCCGGCGCGATGGGTCGCTGGGCCGGCGAGACGCTCGACGCGGAGTTCGAAGTCGCGTTCGCCGATCGAGACCCGGACGCCGCGAGCGCCGCTGCGGACGACACGGGCGGACGCGTGGTCGCACTCGACACCACGGCGACGTTCGATGCGGTCTGTATCGCTGTGCCGATCACCGCCGCCCGAACCGCGATCGAGTCTCACGCCGACCAGGCCTCGCGGGCGATGTTCGACGTCACCGGCGTGATGGCCGATCCGGTCACAGCGATGCGGGAACACCTGCCCGAGCGCGAGCGCGTGAGCCTGCATCCGCTGTTCGCACCGGAGAACGCGCCCGGGAACGTCGCGGCCGTGATCGACGCCCGGGGACCGGTCACCGAGGCGGCCCTCGACGCCATCGACGACGCCGGAAACCACGTCTTCGAGACGGATCCCGAGGAGCACGATTCCGCGATGGAGACGGTACAAGCGGGGGCCCACACCGCGATCCTCGCATATGCCCTGGCGGCCGAGGACGTCCGCGAGGAGTTCGCGACGCCCGTCTCGCGCGCGCTCTCGGATCTCGTCGGGACCGTGACCGAGGGAACGCCGCGCGTCTACCGAGAGATCCAGGAGTCCTTCGAGGGTGCCGACGCCGTCGCCGCGGCCGCGAAGCGCATCGCCGAGGCCGACGGGGAGGCGTTCGAACGCCTGTACGAAGAGGCAAGAGGCAAGCGGCGTCGACAGGGCGGTCCGACGGATCCGGGCGAGGCGTCCGCGGACGACGAGCTAACGGAAGGCGACGCCGCCGAGGAATCGACGACCGGGGACGATTCGACGCGAGGCGACCGACAGTGA
- a CDS encoding small ribosomal subunit Rsm22 family protein — protein sequence MIDREAVRANAKYLREVRPIDPEEIHEYVEGTPHPAVVRETLREEAFDLGLREREDGTFVPASDEPVPRPGWNPEAIPERYAFAVEDLLVERYGANWHRGESGDRLREAIRRLKEDYYRGNPVDYDDVAAMGYAIYHLPDYYAAIGYVLDDLAEREGLSRTLRVLDVGAGAGGPALGLHDYLPNDAVVDYHAVEPSAAADVLEPLLAETGRNFRTMIHRETAEAFDPESVTADGAGIDLVLFANVLSELDDPEAVAARYLDAVADDGSFLAIAPADRNTSIGLREIERALVPADSETSVYAPTLRLWPGEAPTDRGWSFDRRPDVEAPAFQRRLDEAGESDAPEAASEASVRTPGDGTFRNETVQFSYAILRPDGASRTDVLADPDRHAKMAEMERHVTNRIDLLAVKLSRDLTDDADAHPLFKIGDGSESVEHYAVSTARDALNEALLHADYGDVLAFENALCLWNDDEGAYNLVVDGETFVERVA from the coding sequence GTGATCGACCGCGAGGCCGTCCGCGCGAACGCGAAGTACCTGCGGGAGGTCCGCCCGATCGATCCCGAGGAGATCCACGAGTACGTCGAGGGCACGCCCCATCCGGCGGTCGTCCGCGAGACGCTCAGGGAGGAGGCGTTCGACCTGGGCCTCCGGGAACGCGAGGACGGTACCTTCGTTCCGGCGAGCGACGAGCCCGTCCCGCGGCCGGGGTGGAACCCCGAGGCGATTCCCGAACGGTACGCGTTCGCCGTCGAGGACCTCCTGGTCGAACGGTACGGTGCGAACTGGCACCGCGGCGAGAGCGGCGATCGACTCCGGGAAGCGATCCGGCGGCTCAAGGAGGACTACTACCGGGGGAATCCCGTCGACTACGACGACGTGGCCGCGATGGGCTACGCGATCTATCACCTGCCGGACTACTACGCCGCGATCGGATACGTCCTCGACGACCTCGCTGAGCGGGAGGGTCTCTCCAGAACCCTACGCGTTCTCGACGTCGGCGCGGGCGCGGGCGGGCCGGCGCTCGGTCTTCACGATTACCTGCCGAACGACGCCGTCGTCGACTACCACGCCGTCGAACCGTCGGCCGCGGCGGACGTCCTCGAGCCGTTGCTCGCGGAGACCGGTCGGAACTTCCGGACGATGATCCACCGCGAGACCGCCGAGGCGTTCGACCCCGAGTCGGTCACCGCCGACGGCGCGGGCATCGACCTCGTTCTCTTCGCCAACGTGTTGAGCGAACTCGACGACCCCGAGGCCGTCGCCGCCCGGTACCTGGACGCGGTCGCCGACGACGGGTCGTTCCTCGCCATCGCGCCAGCCGATCGGAACACCAGCATCGGGCTCCGTGAGATCGAGCGCGCGCTCGTCCCGGCGGATTCCGAGACGTCGGTCTACGCGCCGACGCTCCGGCTGTGGCCCGGGGAGGCCCCCACCGATCGGGGGTGGTCGTTCGACCGCCGCCCCGACGTCGAGGCCCCGGCCTTCCAGCGCCGCCTCGACGAGGCGGGCGAGTCCGACGCCCCCGAAGCAGCGAGCGAGGCGTCCGTCCGAACGCCCGGAGACGGCACGTTCAGGAACGAGACGGTGCAGTTCTCCTACGCGATCCTCAGACCGGACGGCGCGAGTCGGACGGACGTCCTCGCGGATCCGGACCGCCACGCGAAGATGGCCGAGATGGAGCGTCACGTCACGAACCGGATCGACCTCCTCGCCGTCAAACTGAGTCGGGATCTGACCGACGACGCCGACGCGCACCCGCTGTTCAAGATCGGCGATGGGAGCGAGTCGGTGGAGCACTACGCCGTCTCGACCGCCCGCGACGCGCTGAACGAGGCGCTGCTCCACGCGGATTACGGGGACGTGCTGGCGTTCGAGAACGCGCTCTGTCTGTGGAACGACGACGAGGGCGCGTACAACCTCGTCGTCGACGGCGAGACGTTCGTCGAGCGGGTCGCCTGA
- the surE gene encoding 5'/3'-nucleotidase SurE, which translates to MSEPLSVLLTNDDGIDAVGFRALYEGLSAFADVTAVAPANDQSAVGRQLSADVSVREHELGYSVEGTPADCVVAGLESLCPDVDAVVSGCNKGANLGAYVLGRSGTVSAAVEAAFFDVPAIATSLYVPGGGDTPWHEQATDTEDFREATRATTYLLRHALGAGVFEQAEYLNVNAPLADGAGGPAPLEITTPSTLYEMTAEHDGNGTVTLHDGIWERMRTDDLPDPAGTDRRAVVEGRVSVSPLTAPHTTEHHEALDGLAETYLDAV; encoded by the coding sequence ATGAGCGAACCGCTCTCCGTCCTCCTGACGAACGACGACGGGATCGACGCCGTCGGGTTCCGCGCGCTGTACGAGGGGCTCTCGGCGTTCGCCGACGTGACCGCCGTCGCGCCCGCGAACGACCAGAGCGCCGTCGGCCGACAGCTCTCGGCCGACGTCAGCGTCCGCGAACACGAACTCGGCTACTCGGTCGAGGGGACCCCGGCCGACTGCGTCGTCGCCGGTCTCGAATCGCTCTGTCCCGACGTCGACGCCGTCGTCTCCGGGTGCAACAAGGGCGCGAACCTCGGCGCGTACGTGCTGGGTCGGTCGGGGACGGTCAGCGCCGCCGTCGAGGCGGCCTTCTTCGACGTGCCGGCGATCGCCACCTCGCTGTACGTCCCCGGCGGCGGCGACACGCCCTGGCACGAACAGGCGACCGACACCGAGGACTTCCGCGAGGCGACGCGGGCGACGACGTATCTGCTCCGGCACGCGCTCGGGGCCGGCGTGTTCGAGCAGGCCGAGTACCTGAACGTCAACGCGCCGCTGGCCGACGGGGCCGGCGGTCCGGCGCCGCTCGAGATCACGACGCCGTCGACGCTGTACGAGATGACGGCCGAACACGACGGTAACGGGACGGTCACGCTGCACGACGGGATCTGGGAGCGAATGCGCACGGACGACCTTCCGGATCCCGCCGGAACCGACAGACGCGCGGTCGTCGAAGGCCGCGTGTCCGTCTCACCGCTGACGGCCCCGCACACGACCGAACACCACGAGGCACTCGACGGCCTCGCGGAGACGTATCTGGACGCGGTGTAG
- a CDS encoding class I SAM-dependent methyltransferase has translation MTAPDQGSAADSETGSDWDSDAYDGSHAFVYEYGADVLDLLDPQSGERILDLGCGTGHLTDRIADAGADVVGIDQSAEMIETARETYPELAFRRGDARDFEVADPVDAVFSNAVLHWIDDQDAVLDSVAAALRPGGRFVAELGGSGNVGAIADAVRAELRERGYESPTEPWYFPTIGEHATALEAHGFEVRYARLFDRPTELDDGEDGLAGWLEMFGDRLLGPVPDGERAGVVAAVEDRLREELYDDGVWTADYRRLRFVAVLE, from the coding sequence ATGACCGCTCCGGATCAGGGTTCAGCGGCCGACTCCGAGACCGGTTCCGACTGGGACTCGGACGCGTACGACGGCTCACACGCGTTCGTCTACGAGTACGGCGCAGACGTCCTCGACCTCCTCGATCCCCAATCGGGCGAGCGGATTCTCGACCTCGGCTGCGGCACCGGCCACCTGACCGACCGCATCGCCGACGCTGGCGCGGACGTCGTCGGGATCGACCAGTCCGCGGAGATGATCGAGACGGCCCGCGAGACGTACCCCGAACTGGCGTTCCGGCGGGGCGACGCCCGCGACTTCGAGGTCGCGGACCCGGTCGACGCCGTGTTCTCGAACGCGGTGCTGCACTGGATCGACGACCAGGACGCCGTCCTCGACTCGGTCGCGGCCGCGCTCCGACCCGGCGGGCGCTTCGTCGCCGAACTGGGCGGCAGCGGAAACGTTGGCGCGATCGCCGACGCAGTCCGAGCGGAACTGCGCGAACGGGGCTACGAATCCCCGACCGAGCCGTGGTACTTCCCGACGATCGGCGAGCACGCGACCGCGCTGGAGGCGCACGGCTTCGAGGTCCGGTACGCGAGGCTGTTCGATCGGCCGACCGAACTCGACGACGGCGAGGACGGGTTGGCCGGGTGGCTGGAGATGTTCGGCGATCGGCTGCTCGGACCGGTCCCGGACGGGGAGCGCGCTGGGGTCGTCGCCGCCGTCGAGGACCGACTCCGCGAGGAACTGTACGACGACGGCGTGTGGACCGCCGACTACCGCCGACTCCGGTTCGTCGCCGTGCTGGAGTAA
- a CDS encoding HEAT repeat domain-containing protein: protein MSDGDDETAADSDAAASEDTPDVTPDTLNERLDDVESGLGDAATEADLDDVEADLDEIESDLEAADLPEPDEDDDDADDPREELESRLGDLRDELESQRGPYASDVVDDVEAASSKITDTRWTEQGAAEIVDVVAAFADAVNDALDAAVSVDEDATGEEQEEALVAALDDAIAAVEDAGLDADEDAETIATLLEATDELESGLEDAQEWDDLETNEQLMAEGFYDVLGHYKDYPPELSALKQWEARGRVDMVLLAKDSLQSEFMQEHCMDALVRMANPEAFEEMHQLAQRRDKTAIKALGRMGDGAEEAVETLVEYVDADSDPGLQKVTLRALGEIGSTEATQAIADKLEMDNDNVRPYVARALGLIGDTRAVDPLSDALAEDDSDTVRAAAAWALRQIGTEDALEVVADYADERSYLVQHEAELASEALDDTDADAEAPAA from the coding sequence ATGAGCGACGGGGACGACGAGACGGCCGCTGATTCCGACGCGGCGGCGTCCGAAGACACACCAGACGTGACGCCCGACACCCTGAACGAACGCCTCGACGACGTGGAGTCCGGTCTGGGGGACGCGGCGACCGAGGCCGACCTCGACGACGTCGAGGCCGATCTCGACGAAATCGAGTCGGACCTCGAAGCCGCCGACCTGCCGGAACCCGACGAGGACGACGATGACGCCGACGATCCGCGGGAGGAACTCGAATCGCGCCTCGGGGACCTCCGCGACGAACTCGAATCCCAGCGCGGACCGTACGCCAGCGACGTGGTCGACGACGTCGAAGCGGCGAGCTCGAAAATCACTGACACGCGCTGGACCGAACAGGGCGCCGCTGAGATCGTCGACGTCGTCGCCGCGTTCGCCGATGCCGTGAACGACGCGCTCGACGCCGCCGTCTCCGTCGACGAGGACGCGACCGGCGAGGAGCAGGAGGAAGCGCTGGTCGCCGCGCTCGACGACGCGATCGCGGCCGTCGAGGACGCCGGTCTCGACGCCGACGAAGACGCAGAGACCATCGCGACGCTGCTGGAGGCGACCGACGAACTCGAATCCGGCCTCGAGGACGCCCAGGAGTGGGACGACCTGGAGACCAACGAGCAGCTGATGGCCGAGGGTTTCTACGACGTGCTCGGTCACTACAAGGACTACCCCCCGGAGCTGTCGGCGCTCAAGCAGTGGGAGGCGCGCGGCCGCGTGGATATGGTGCTGCTCGCGAAGGACAGCCTCCAGTCGGAGTTTATGCAGGAGCACTGTATGGACGCCCTCGTGCGGATGGCTAACCCCGAGGCGTTCGAGGAGATGCACCAGCTCGCTCAGCGCCGCGACAAGACCGCGATCAAGGCGCTGGGCCGGATGGGCGACGGTGCCGAGGAGGCGGTCGAGACGCTCGTCGAGTACGTCGACGCCGACTCCGACCCGGGCCTCCAGAAAGTGACGCTCCGCGCGCTCGGCGAGATCGGATCGACCGAGGCGACGCAGGCCATCGCGGACAAACTGGAGATGGACAACGACAACGTCCGGCCCTACGTCGCCCGCGCGCTGGGGCTCATCGGCGACACGCGCGCCGTCGACCCGCTCTCCGACGCCCTCGCCGAGGACGACAGCGACACCGTCCGCGCGGCCGCCGCCTGGGCGCTGCGACAGATCGGCACCGAGGACGCGCTCGAAGTCGTCGCCGACTACGCCGACGAGCGCTCCTACCTCGTCCAGCACGAGGCCGAACTGGCGTCCGAGGCGCTCGACGACACCGACGCCGACGCGGAAGCGCCGGCGGCGTAA